In Musa acuminata AAA Group cultivar baxijiao chromosome BXJ2-10, Cavendish_Baxijiao_AAA, whole genome shotgun sequence, a genomic segment contains:
- the LOC135624769 gene encoding uncharacterized protein LOC135624769 produces the protein MAARGLGSVSRLLLSRSTATAQLSPRPLPSRRISWSDHLPSRHGTWNHYYAFTCSTSMPLKAGSITSETNISDQKRWVSQAAFAKSENGEIKISIGPRRGETEKDGKETGFIYQGPISSTIKKVKLLSLSTCCLSVSLGPVITFMTSPEMNVILKGAVASTVILLSASTTAALHWFVSPYIHKLRWQPGSDNFEVEMMSWLATPVPRTIKFADVRPPETNRPFVTFKAEDNFYFVDVEHCHNKALLARLTPQKASHESAFKNL, from the exons ATGGCGGCGAGGGGACTCGGGTCGGTCTCTCGGCTCCTTCTTTCTCGATCGACGGCCACCGCTCAGCTGTCGCCGCGGCCGCTTCCGTCCCGGAGGATTTCTTGGTCAG ATCATTTGCCTTCTAGGCATGGAACATGGAATCATTATTATGCCTTTACTTGCTCCACCTCAATGCCACTTAAAGCGGGTAGTATCACCTCAGAAACCAATATATCTGATCAGAAAAGATGGGTTTCTCAAGCTGCATTTGCAAAATCTGAAAATGGTGAAATCAAGATTAGCATTGGACCTAGAAGAGGAGAGACAGAGAAAGATGGTAAAGAAACTGGGTTTATTTACCAGGGACCTATCTCTTCAACCATTAAAAAAGTGAAACTTTTGTCCCTGTCAACCTGCTGCCTCTCGGTGTCTCTTGGGCCTGTCATAACATTTATGACATCCCCTGAGATGAATGTGATCCTTAAGGGAGCTGTTGCATCTACTGTGATTTtgctcagtgcttccactactgcTGCTCTGCACTGGTTTGTGAGCCCATATATTCACAAGCTGAGATGGCAACCTGGTTCTGATAACTTTGAGGTTGAGATGATGTCTTGGTTGGCTACACCTGTACCAAGGACAATCAAGTTTGCTGATGTCAGGCCACCAGAGACCAATAGACCATTTGTAACCTTCAAGGCCGAGGATAACTTCTACTTCGTCGATGTCGAGCACTGCCACAACAAAGCATTACTGGCGAGGTTGACACCTCAAAAAGCATCTCATGAATCTGCTTTCAAGAACCTGTGA